The following are encoded together in the Leuconostoc mesenteroides subsp. mesenteroides ATCC 8293 genome:
- a CDS encoding ABC transporter permease: MSMIVSSIGQGLLWAVLGVALFLTFRILNFPDMTVEGSFPLGASTAVAMIAHGIDPFIATIAAFLVGTIAGLITGLLYTKGKIPILLSGILVMTATLSINLRIMGSANISLLNQKSIFSIKILQHLPKYFDSVFLGLVIIAVITAGLIFFLQTELGQAFIATGDNPNMAQSIGIQTDRMTIMGLMLSNGLIAFGGAVIAQNNGYADINMGIGIIVIALASIIIGEVVFGELTLNERLVAVIVGSILYRLVLLAVLRLGFSTNDINLISAIVLAAAMILPQLRHALNLDKIIKKGVTPHD; this comes from the coding sequence ATGAGTATGATTGTATCTAGTATTGGGCAAGGTCTCTTATGGGCCGTGCTCGGTGTCGCGTTGTTTCTCACATTTCGAATTTTAAACTTTCCTGATATGACCGTTGAAGGCTCTTTCCCTTTAGGTGCGTCAACAGCAGTAGCGATGATTGCTCACGGAATTGACCCATTTATCGCGACCATTGCCGCTTTCTTAGTCGGCACAATTGCTGGGTTAATTACTGGGTTACTTTATACCAAAGGAAAAATTCCTATTCTTTTATCTGGTATCTTAGTCATGACGGCAACATTATCTATTAATCTCCGTATTATGGGTTCAGCAAATATTTCATTGCTAAATCAAAAGTCGATTTTCTCTATCAAAATATTGCAGCACTTACCAAAATATTTTGACTCTGTTTTCTTAGGCTTGGTTATTATTGCTGTCATCACAGCAGGATTAATTTTTTTCTTGCAAACCGAATTAGGACAAGCCTTTATTGCTACCGGTGACAACCCTAACATGGCACAATCAATTGGGATTCAAACGGACCGCATGACAATCATGGGACTAATGTTGTCCAATGGTCTTATCGCCTTCGGAGGCGCTGTTATCGCACAAAATAATGGTTATGCTGACATCAACATGGGTATTGGCATTATCGTTATTGCTTTAGCTTCAATTATTATCGGCGAAGTTGTTTTCGGTGAATTAACATTAAATGAGCGTTTAGTTGCCGTTATTGTCGGTTCTATTCTATACCGTTTAGTCTTATTAGCTGTCCTACGACTTGGTTTTTCTACTAACGACATCAACCTTATTTCAGCTATCGTCTTAGCTGCTGCTATGATTTTGCCGCAACTGCGTCATGCGCTGAATCTCGATAAAATAATTAAGAAAGGTGTTACACCACATGACTAA
- the trpX gene encoding tryptophan ABC transporter substrate-binding protein, with translation MNKRLLSAITIIVAFLAVAFIVTSKPNTQEKKSTYVPTVGILQLVTHPALDQIHHGIVAGLKSQGYSGKKIKIDYQNAQADQSNLKTMSQKFANENADLTIGIATPAALSLAKTADGNNPVILAGITDPAGSGLVKTTQRPGNNVTGVSGDSPLQQHLDVVQQVVPKAKTLGIIYTTSDHGGEYNAKNMEKLAKKAGYTVKMYTISTTNDMQQVAETMASQVDVVYAPQDNGVASAMKTLINVTNQEKIPVIPAVDTMVKDGGVATVSVSQYDIGYQAGVMAGQVLKGKNTATYPVKTITKGEMTINLKQAKLLGINLPASMVKEAETKGEVFK, from the coding sequence ATGAACAAACGACTTTTGTCGGCAATTACAATTATTGTTGCATTTCTAGCCGTAGCATTTATTGTTACTAGCAAACCAAACACACAAGAAAAAAAATCAACTTACGTGCCAACTGTTGGCATTTTGCAACTAGTTACACACCCTGCCTTAGATCAAATTCATCATGGTATTGTTGCGGGACTAAAATCTCAAGGTTACTCAGGTAAAAAGATTAAGATTGACTATCAAAATGCTCAGGCTGACCAATCAAATCTCAAAACAATGTCACAAAAATTTGCCAATGAGAATGCTGATTTAACAATCGGAATTGCCACACCAGCTGCCTTATCCTTAGCCAAAACAGCTGATGGTAATAATCCGGTTATTCTAGCCGGAATTACAGACCCAGCGGGGTCTGGATTAGTCAAAACAACGCAACGCCCGGGAAATAATGTGACCGGTGTTTCTGGTGACTCTCCTTTGCAGCAACATTTAGATGTGGTTCAACAAGTCGTTCCCAAAGCTAAAACATTAGGTATTATTTACACAACATCAGATCATGGTGGTGAATATAATGCTAAAAACATGGAAAAACTGGCTAAAAAAGCTGGCTACACTGTTAAAATGTACACTATTTCAACAACTAACGATATGCAACAAGTTGCCGAAACAATGGCCAGCCAAGTTGATGTTGTCTATGCACCGCAAGATAACGGCGTTGCAAGTGCTATGAAAACACTCATTAACGTCACCAACCAAGAAAAAATTCCAGTTATCCCTGCCGTGGATACCATGGTGAAGGATGGTGGCGTCGCCACTGTATCCGTTAGCCAGTATGATATAGGTTATCAAGCCGGTGTCATGGCCGGACAAGTCTTAAAGGGCAAGAACACCGCAACCTACCCTGTCAAAACCATTACAAAGGGCGAAATGACCATCAACTTAAAGCAAGCCAAACTGCTAGGTATCAATTTGCCAGCAAGCATGGTTAAGGAAGCTGAAACTAAAGGAGAAGTCTTCAAATGA
- a CDS encoding helix-turn-helix domain-containing protein, with translation MNDLVNTFSEVNNLGRLIRGMREARGVSVNDLVRATGLSRSMISKFERGQTDIQLSSMIKIFSAMSLTLDDLCHARLFDEFLMNELCEKAYQFQNDHIVLKQILDEICSRDFLIRQEEILKLILQTLLNSNRGLPSEVENYFDNLDGIWSFDTYLALLAEPFLTQRIHLRIAKELAQYQGYRPKIINTAYHVFVH, from the coding sequence ATGAATGATTTAGTCAATACTTTTTCAGAAGTCAATAATTTAGGTCGGTTAATTCGTGGCATGCGTGAAGCACGTGGCGTTTCTGTCAATGATTTAGTCCGAGCGACAGGGTTGTCGCGTAGTATGATTTCTAAATTTGAAAGAGGGCAGACAGACATTCAGTTAAGCAGCATGATTAAGATATTTAGTGCTATGTCCTTAACCTTAGATGACTTATGTCATGCGAGACTATTTGACGAATTTTTAATGAATGAATTGTGCGAAAAAGCTTATCAATTTCAAAATGACCACATCGTGTTAAAACAAATTTTAGATGAAATATGTAGCCGTGATTTTTTAATACGACAAGAAGAAATTTTAAAATTAATTTTGCAGACGTTGCTCAATTCTAATCGTGGTTTGCCAAGTGAAGTTGAGAATTATTTTGATAACCTAGATGGCATTTGGTCTTTCGATACTTATCTGGCATTATTGGCAGAACCTTTCTTAACTCAACGTATTCACTTACGAATTGCTAAGGAATTAGCCCAGTATCAAGGATATCGTCCCAAAATTATTAACACCGCGTATCATGTTTTTGTTCATTAG
- a CDS encoding SDR family NAD(P)-dependent oxidoreductase, translated as MKNIVITGGTSGVGFAIAKEIAKEGHNIIIVGRHEYKAHIAQKKLGNNVKVAIGDLSDEAEREGVIDEIKRSFSHIDVLIHSAGVLPRNASENIYVNLLPHYYLTTRLRGLLANSRVLIITGHPQAVNLVPICEIQSSAFSRAAWVITHKTLLMILLNQMLRDCNTTVNSFYPGQVNSNLMRYTKKIDNTEVPVGAYLALNATLEKMSGIFFDENGKIVQLDNKKYNLKTAEEILAPYLSKITTY; from the coding sequence ATGAAAAATATCGTTATAACGGGTGGTACTTCTGGCGTGGGATTTGCCATTGCCAAAGAAATAGCAAAAGAAGGACACAATATAATTATTGTTGGTCGTCATGAATATAAAGCCCATATAGCTCAGAAGAAGCTAGGAAATAATGTTAAAGTAGCTATCGGAGACCTATCCGACGAAGCTGAACGTGAGGGTGTGATTGATGAAATTAAAAGGTCATTTTCACATATTGACGTGCTAATTCATAGTGCAGGTGTTCTCCCACGCAATGCGAGTGAAAATATCTATGTGAATTTATTACCACATTATTATTTAACGACTAGATTACGTGGCTTATTAGCAAACAGTAGGGTGTTGATTATCACAGGACACCCACAAGCAGTAAATCTTGTACCGATTTGTGAAATACAAAGTAGCGCATTTTCTAGAGCAGCGTGGGTAATCACGCACAAAACGCTCCTAATGATCTTATTAAATCAAATGTTGCGAGATTGCAATACCACAGTCAATAGCTTTTACCCCGGACAAGTGAATAGCAATTTGATGAGATATACCAAAAAAATAGATAACACAGAAGTACCGGTAGGAGCATATTTGGCGCTTAATGCTACTTTAGAGAAAATGTCAGGCATATTTTTTGATGAAAATGGTAAAATAGTACAGCTTGATAATAAGAAGTATAATTTAAAAACAGCAGAAGAAATTTTGGCACCATACTTGAGTAAGATAACTACGTATTAG
- a CDS encoding putative metal homeostasis protein produces MAEKNDLSSAYRRLKSPNAKTRDRALKLLKEIKAKKSQKSK; encoded by the coding sequence ATGGCAGAAAAAAATGATTTAAGCAGTGCATACCGACGATTAAAGAGTCCGAACGCGAAGACAAGAGACCGTGCTTTGAAATTATTAAAAGAAATCAAGGCTAAAAAGTCACAAAAAAGTAAATAG